A single Eubalaena glacialis isolate mEubGla1 chromosome 18, mEubGla1.1.hap2.+ XY, whole genome shotgun sequence DNA region contains:
- the MARK4 gene encoding MAP/microtubule affinity-regulating kinase 4 isoform X1: MSSRTALAPGNDRNSDTHGTLGIGRSSDKGPSWSSRSLGARCRNSIASCPEEQPHVGNYRLLRTIGKGNFAKVKLARHILTGREVAIKIIDKTQLNPSSLQKLFREVRIMKGLNHPNIVKLFEVIETEKTLYLVMEYASAGEVFDYLVSHGRMKEKEARAKFRQIVSAVHYCHQKNIVHRDLKAENLLLDAEANIKIADFGFSNEFTLGSKLDTFCGSPPYAAPELFQGKKYDGPEVDIWSLGVILYTLVSGSLPFDGHNLKELRERVLRGKYRVPFYMSTDCESILRRFLVLNPAKRCTLEQIMKDKWINIGYEGEELKPYTEPKEDFGDTKRIEVMVGMGYTREEIKEALTSQKYNEVTATYLLLGRKTEEGGDRGTPGLALARVRAPSDTTNGTSSSKGTSHSKGQRSSSSTYHRQRRHSDFCGPSPAPLHPKRSPTSTGEAELKEERLPGRKASCSAAGSGSRGLPPSSPMVSSAHNPNKAEIPERRKDSTSTPNNLPPSMMTRRNTYVCTERPGAERPSLLPNGKENSSGTPRVPPASPSSHSLAPPSGERSRLARGSTIRSTFHGGQVRDRRAGGGAGGGVQNGPPASPTLAHEATPLPTGRPRPTTNLFTKLTSKLTRRVTDEPERIGGPEVTSCHLPWDQTETAPRLLRFPWSVKLTSSRPPEALMAALRQATAAARCRCRQPQPFLLACLHGGAGGPEPLSHFEVEVCQLPRPGLRGVLFRRVAGTALAFRTLVTRISNDLEL; this comes from the exons ATGTCTTCGCGGACGGCTCTGGCCCCGGGCAACGATCGGAACTCGGACACG CATGGCACCCTGGGCATTGGCCGCTCCTCGGACAAGGGACCGTCCTGGTCCAGCCGCTCCCTGGGTGCCCGCTGCCGGAACTCCATCGCCTCCTGTCCCGAGGAGCAGCCCCATGTAGGCAACTACCGCCTGCTGAGGACCATCGGGAAGGGCAACTTTGCCAAAGTCAAGCTGGCCCGGCACATCCTTACTGGCCGGGAG GTTGCCATCAAGATCATCGATAAAACCCAGCTGAACCCCAGCAGCCTGCAGAAg ctGTTCCGAGAAGTCCGTATCATGAAGGGCCTAAACCACCCCAACATCg TGAAGCTCTTCGAGGTGATCGAGACAGAGAAGACGCTGTACCTGGTGATGGAATATGCAAGTGCTG GAGAAGTGTTTGACTACCTCGTGTCACACGGCCGCATGAAGGAGAAGGAAGCTCGAGCCAAGTTCCGACAG attGTATCGGCTGTGCACTACTGTCACCAGAAAAACATTGTACACAGGGACCTGAAG GCCGAGAACCTCTTGCTGGACGCCGAGGCCAACATCAAGATCGCCGACTTTGGCTTCAGCAATGAGTTCACGCTGGGCTCGAAGCTGGACACGTTCTGTGGGAGCCCCCCGTACGCCGCCCCGGAGCTGTTCCAGGGCAAGAAGTACGACGGGCCGGAGGTGGACATCTGGAGCCTCGGCGTCATCCTGTACACCCTCGTCAGCGGCTCCCTGCCCTTCGACGGGCACAACCTCAAG GAGCTGCGAGAGCGAGTCCTCAGAGGGAAGTACCGGGTCCCTTTCTACATGTCAACAGACTGTGAGAGCATCCTGCGGAGATTTTTGGTGCTGAACCCAGCGAAACGCTGTACCCTCGAG CAAATCATGAAAGACAAATGGATCAACATCGGCTATGAGGGTGAGGAGTTGAAGCCATACACAGAGCCCAAGGAGGACTTCGGGGACACCAAGCGAATCG AGGTGATGGTGGGTATGGGCTACACGcgggaagaaatcaaagaggcctTGACCAGCCAGAAGTACAACGAAGTGACCGCCACCTACCTCCTGCTGGGCAGGAAGACTGAG GAGGGTGGGGACCGGGGCACCCCGGGGCTGGCCCTGGCACGGGTGCGGGCGCCCAGCGACACCACCAATGGAACAAGCTCCAGCAAAGGCACCAGCCACAGCAAAGGGCAGCGGAGTTCCTCCTCCACCTACCACCGCCAGCGCAGGCATAGCGACTTCT GTGGCCCATCCCCTGCACCCCTGCACCCCAAGCGCAGCCCAACCAGCACAGGGGAGGCGGAGCTGAAGGAGGAGCGCCTGCCAGGCCGGAAGGCCAGCTGCAGTGCCGCGGGGAGCGGGAGCCGAGGGCTGCCCCCCTCCAGCCCCATGGTCAGCAGCGCCCACAACCCCAACAAGGCAGAGATCCCAGAGCGGCGGAAGGACAGTACGAGCACCCCT AACAACCTCCCCCCCAGCATGATGACCCGCAGAAACACCTACGTTTGCACAGAACGCCCGGGGGCTGAGCGCCCATCCCTGTTGCCAAATGGCAAAGAAAACAG CTCGGGGACCCCACGGGtgccccccgcctccccctccaGTCACAGCCTGGCTCCCCCATCAGGGGAGCGGAGCCGCCTGGCACGCGGCTCCACCATCCGCAGCACGTTCCACGGTGGCCAGGTCCGGGACAggcgggcagggggcggggcaggtgggggcgTGCAGAATGGGCCCCCCGCCTCTCCCACACTGGCCCATGAGGCCACACCCCTGCCCACTGGGCGGCCCCGCCCCACCACCAACCTCTTCACCAAGCTGACCTCCAAACTGACCCGAAG gGTCACAGACGAACCTGAGAGAATCGGGGGACCTGAGGTCACAAG TTGCCATCTACCTTGGGATCAAACGGAAACCGCCCCCCGGCTGCTCCGATTCCCCTGGAGTGTGAAGCTGACCAGCTCGCGCCCGCCCGAGGCCCTGATGGCAGCTCTGCGCCAGGCCACGGCGGCCgcccgctgccgctgccgccagCCCCAGCCGTTCCTGCTGGCCTGCCTGCACGGGGGTGCGGGCGGGCCCGAGCCCCTGTCCCACTTTGAAGTGGAGGTCTGCCAGCTGCCCCGGCCGGGCCTGCGAGGAGTTCTCTTCCGCCGCGTGGCGGGCACTGCCCTGGCCTTCCGCACCCTCGTCACCCGCATCTCCAATGACCTCGAGCTCTGA
- the MARK4 gene encoding MAP/microtubule affinity-regulating kinase 4 isoform X2, whose translation MSSRTALAPGNDRNSDTHGTLGIGRSSDKGPSWSSRSLGARCRNSIASCPEEQPHVGNYRLLRTIGKGNFAKVKLARHILTGREVAIKIIDKTQLNPSSLQKLFREVRIMKGLNHPNIVKLFEVIETEKTLYLVMEYASAGEVFDYLVSHGRMKEKEARAKFRQIVSAVHYCHQKNIVHRDLKAENLLLDAEANIKIADFGFSNEFTLGSKLDTFCGSPPYAAPELFQGKKYDGPEVDIWSLGVILYTLVSGSLPFDGHNLKELRERVLRGKYRVPFYMSTDCESILRRFLVLNPAKRCTLEQIMKDKWINIGYEGEELKPYTEPKEDFGDTKRIEVMVGMGYTREEIKEALTSQKYNEVTATYLLLGRKTEEGGDRGTPGLALARVRAPSDTTNGTSSSKGTSHSKGQRSSSSTYHRQRRHSDFCGPSPAPLHPKRSPTSTGEAELKEERLPGRKASCSAAGSGSRGLPPSSPMVSSAHNPNKAEIPERRKDSTSTPNNLPPSMMTRRNTYVCTERPGAERPSLLPNGKENSSGTPRVPPASPSSHSLAPPSGERSRLARGSTIRSTFHGGQVRDRRAGGGAGGGVQNGPPASPTLAHEATPLPTGRPRPTTNLFTKLTSKLTRRVTLDPSKRQNSNRCVSGASLPQGSKIRSQTNLRESGDLRSQVAIYLGIKRKPPPGCSDSPGV comes from the exons ATGTCTTCGCGGACGGCTCTGGCCCCGGGCAACGATCGGAACTCGGACACG CATGGCACCCTGGGCATTGGCCGCTCCTCGGACAAGGGACCGTCCTGGTCCAGCCGCTCCCTGGGTGCCCGCTGCCGGAACTCCATCGCCTCCTGTCCCGAGGAGCAGCCCCATGTAGGCAACTACCGCCTGCTGAGGACCATCGGGAAGGGCAACTTTGCCAAAGTCAAGCTGGCCCGGCACATCCTTACTGGCCGGGAG GTTGCCATCAAGATCATCGATAAAACCCAGCTGAACCCCAGCAGCCTGCAGAAg ctGTTCCGAGAAGTCCGTATCATGAAGGGCCTAAACCACCCCAACATCg TGAAGCTCTTCGAGGTGATCGAGACAGAGAAGACGCTGTACCTGGTGATGGAATATGCAAGTGCTG GAGAAGTGTTTGACTACCTCGTGTCACACGGCCGCATGAAGGAGAAGGAAGCTCGAGCCAAGTTCCGACAG attGTATCGGCTGTGCACTACTGTCACCAGAAAAACATTGTACACAGGGACCTGAAG GCCGAGAACCTCTTGCTGGACGCCGAGGCCAACATCAAGATCGCCGACTTTGGCTTCAGCAATGAGTTCACGCTGGGCTCGAAGCTGGACACGTTCTGTGGGAGCCCCCCGTACGCCGCCCCGGAGCTGTTCCAGGGCAAGAAGTACGACGGGCCGGAGGTGGACATCTGGAGCCTCGGCGTCATCCTGTACACCCTCGTCAGCGGCTCCCTGCCCTTCGACGGGCACAACCTCAAG GAGCTGCGAGAGCGAGTCCTCAGAGGGAAGTACCGGGTCCCTTTCTACATGTCAACAGACTGTGAGAGCATCCTGCGGAGATTTTTGGTGCTGAACCCAGCGAAACGCTGTACCCTCGAG CAAATCATGAAAGACAAATGGATCAACATCGGCTATGAGGGTGAGGAGTTGAAGCCATACACAGAGCCCAAGGAGGACTTCGGGGACACCAAGCGAATCG AGGTGATGGTGGGTATGGGCTACACGcgggaagaaatcaaagaggcctTGACCAGCCAGAAGTACAACGAAGTGACCGCCACCTACCTCCTGCTGGGCAGGAAGACTGAG GAGGGTGGGGACCGGGGCACCCCGGGGCTGGCCCTGGCACGGGTGCGGGCGCCCAGCGACACCACCAATGGAACAAGCTCCAGCAAAGGCACCAGCCACAGCAAAGGGCAGCGGAGTTCCTCCTCCACCTACCACCGCCAGCGCAGGCATAGCGACTTCT GTGGCCCATCCCCTGCACCCCTGCACCCCAAGCGCAGCCCAACCAGCACAGGGGAGGCGGAGCTGAAGGAGGAGCGCCTGCCAGGCCGGAAGGCCAGCTGCAGTGCCGCGGGGAGCGGGAGCCGAGGGCTGCCCCCCTCCAGCCCCATGGTCAGCAGCGCCCACAACCCCAACAAGGCAGAGATCCCAGAGCGGCGGAAGGACAGTACGAGCACCCCT AACAACCTCCCCCCCAGCATGATGACCCGCAGAAACACCTACGTTTGCACAGAACGCCCGGGGGCTGAGCGCCCATCCCTGTTGCCAAATGGCAAAGAAAACAG CTCGGGGACCCCACGGGtgccccccgcctccccctccaGTCACAGCCTGGCTCCCCCATCAGGGGAGCGGAGCCGCCTGGCACGCGGCTCCACCATCCGCAGCACGTTCCACGGTGGCCAGGTCCGGGACAggcgggcagggggcggggcaggtgggggcgTGCAGAATGGGCCCCCCGCCTCTCCCACACTGGCCCATGAGGCCACACCCCTGCCCACTGGGCGGCCCCGCCCCACCACCAACCTCTTCACCAAGCTGACCTCCAAACTGACCCGAAG GGTTACCCTCGATCCCTCTAAACGGCAGAACTCTAACCGCTGCGTTTCGGGCGCCTCTCTGCCCCAGGGATCCAAGATCA gGTCACAGACGAACCTGAGAGAATCGGGGGACCTGAGGTCACAAG TTGCCATCTACCTTGGGATCAAACGGAAACCGCCCCCCGGCTGCTCCGATTCCCCTGGAGTGTGA